Proteins from one Triticum aestivum cultivar Chinese Spring chromosome 7A, IWGSC CS RefSeq v2.1, whole genome shotgun sequence genomic window:
- the LOC123147928 gene encoding probable cinnamyl alcohol dehydrogenase 5 yields MAPTATAAEQSQQHTKKAVGLAALDASGHLSPLAITRRSTGDDDVVIKILYCGICHSDLHSIKNDWKNAKYPMIPGHEIAGEVTEVGKNVTKFKAGDRVGVGCMVNSCQSCESCDKGFENHCPGMIFTYNSVDRDGTRTHGGYSSMVVVHERFVVRFPDAMPLDKGAPLLCAGITVYSPMKYHGLNAPGMHLGVLGLGGLGHVAVKFGKAFGMKVTVISSSPGKKQEALERLGADAFVVSKDADEMKATMSTMDGIINTVSANVPMAPLFGLLKPNGKMIMVGLPEKPIEVPPFALVARNKTLAGSCIGGMRDTQEMLDLAAKHGVTADIEVIGAEYVNTAMERLAKADVRYRFVIDIANTLDKAAAATTE; encoded by the exons ATGGCAcccacggcgacggcggcggagcagaGCCAGCAGCACACGAAGAAGGCGGTGGGTCTGGCGGCGCTCGACGCCTCCGGCCACCTCTCCCCGCTCGCCATCACCCGAAG GAGCACCGGAGATGACGATGTCGTGATAAAGATTCTGTACTGCGGGATCTGCCACTCTGACCTGCACAGCATCAAGAACGACTGGAAGAACGCCAAGTACCCCATGATTCCCGGGCACGAGATCGCCGGCGAGGTCACCGAGGTCGGCAAGAACGTGACCAAGTTCAAGGCAGGCGACCGTGTCGGCGTCGGGTGCATGGTGAACTCGTGCCAGTCCTGCGAGAGCTGCGACAAGGGCTTCGAGAATCACTGCCCGGGCATGATTTTCACCTACAACTCGGTCGACCGTGACGGCACCCGCACCCACGGTGGCTACTCCAGCATGGTAGTGGTGCACGAGCGCTTCGTGGTCCGGTTTCCAGACGCCATGCCGCTGGACAAGGGCGCGCCCCTGCTGTGCGCCGGCATCACCGTGTACAGCCCCATGAAGTACCACGGGCTGAACGCCCCTGGGATGCACCTCGGCGTGCTTGGACTGGGCGGGCTGGGCCACGTCGCCGTCAAGTTCGGCAAGGCCTTCGGGATGAAGGTGACCGTGATCAgctcgtcgccggggaagaagcaGGAGGCCCTCGAGAGGCTAGGCGCCGACGCGTTCGTTGTCAGCAAGGACGCCGACGAGATGAAG GCTACTATGAGCACCATGGATGGCATCATAAACACGGTGTCTGCAAACGTGCCCATGGCCCCTCTCTTCGGGCTACTCAAGCCCAACGGCAAGATGATCATGGTCGGCCTCCCGGAGAAGCCTATCGAGGTCCCTCCCTTTGCTCTGGTTGCCA GGAACAAGACCCTGGCGGGGAGCTGCATCGGCGGCATGAGGGACACCCAGGAGATGCTGGACCTCGCGGCGAAGCACGGCGTGACGGCAGACATCGAGGTGATCGGCGCGGAGTACGTGAACACGGCCATGGAGCGCCTTGCCAAGGCCGACGTCAGGTATCGATTCGTCATCGACATCGCCAACACCCTCGACAAGGCCGCCGCCGCCACAACCGAGTGA
- the LOC123147929 gene encoding CASP-like protein 5B3 encodes MKRIVGSPGTWSGMALRLSQCVFAAASSSAMASAFGSSDYSAYFYLDTALTLQFLWSMGFACVDIFALRNKKDLHTAPELILIFLIGDWVLAVLMFSGACAAASVTIFFRMDVRFCAEYRRLPCAQFELSVALAFIAWLLQAASSFSGFWLLISFF; translated from the exons ATGAAGCGCATCGTGGGGAGCCCCGGGACATGGAGCGGCATGGCGCTGCGTCTGTCGCAGTGCGTCTTCGCCGCCGCGTCCTCCTCGGCCATGGCCTCCGCCTTCGGCTCCTCCGACTACAGCGCCTACTT CTACCTGGATACCGCGTTGACCCTGCAGTTTCTGTGGAGCATGGGCTTTGCTTGCGTGGACATCTTTGCTCTGAGGAACAAGAAGGATCTTCACACCGCCCCGGAACTCATATTGATCTTTCTTATCGGCGACTGG GTCCTGGCGGTTCTCATGTTCTCGGGAGCCTGCGCCGCGGCCAGCGTGACGATCTTCTTCCGGATGGATGTGAGGTTCTGCGCGGAGTACCGGCGGCTGCCCTGCGCCCAGTTCGAGCTTTCGGTCGCCCTCGCGTTCATCGCGTGGTTGCTGCAAGCCGCCTCTTCTTTCTCCGGGTTCTGGCTTCTCATCTCCTTCTTCTAG